Proteins from a genomic interval of Procambarus clarkii isolate CNS0578487 chromosome 45, FALCON_Pclarkii_2.0, whole genome shotgun sequence:
- the LOC123769757 gene encoding uncharacterized protein isoform X2, with amino-acid sequence MHTACKEGRLPASELMESKRSSDAIMEDPVTAVVKDMEEHVDTQHVSTQCLENIIAEEETTKKECAVIPDKSKTKVEEQSLGKFDIKLLIQKDTRKDGLQDTLESIKTFTKEVGELPTTATCRSIIEFELPLDVPWWNNKDDICLKQKIRDIANYQTKFKTN; translated from the exons ATGCACACTGCTTGTAAAGAAGGAAGACTTCCTGCATCCGAACTG ATGGAGAGTAAGAGAAGCAGTGATGCAATAATGGAAGACCCTGTGACTGCTGTGGTTAAAGACATGGAAGAACACGTGGACACACAACATGTGTCTACACAGTGCCTTGAGAATATTATAGCCGAGGAAGAAACCACGAAAAAAGAATGTGCAGTTATACCGGACAAGTCGAAGACAAAAGTGGAGGAGCAGTCATTGGGAAAATTTGATATTAAGCTCCTAATTCAGAAAGATACG AGAAAGGATGGACTACAGGATACCTTGGAGAGCATCAAGACATTTACAAAGGAAGTTGGCGAGTTACCCACTACAGCAACTTGTAGAAGCATTATTGAGTTTGAACTCCCATTAGATGTACCCTGGTGGAACAATAAAGATGACATTTGCCTGAAGCAAAAGATAAGAGACATTGCAAATTACCAGACAAAGTTCAAAACT AACTAg
- the LOC123769757 gene encoding uncharacterized protein isoform X1 — MHTACKEGRLPASELMESKRSSDAIMEDPVTAVVKDMEEHVDTQHVSTQCLENIIAEEETTKKECAVIPDKSKTKVEEQSLGKFDIKLLIQKDTRKDGLQDTLESIKTFTKEVGELPTTATCRSIIEFELPLDVPWWNNKDDICLKQKIRDIANYQTKFKTVSSRISRIEFKSLKEAVYRTLEDMETSFITHTNKEEDIGTKDNVLTREVINNICNLHVSPKERLETINLHNAVNHMKEVKKKGLQEDPLTLGLLDFDQCIINVHKILMKDLLPPNKCGVPSTNKRCADFEGFYHEYPKFDTVKDGEAAIQRVLDRYNDVINWIKFEDDKVVQMERLFKCAAWLLLELVGVHPFADGNGRLCRLLCSYAMSVVTPFSSPIYNIYSDTRKHDYVRAIIADRKVGSPFHLTALIIESNWCAWNNFFSQISKDEQVLDERKSVKV, encoded by the exons ATGCACACTGCTTGTAAAGAAGGAAGACTTCCTGCATCCGAACTG ATGGAGAGTAAGAGAAGCAGTGATGCAATAATGGAAGACCCTGTGACTGCTGTGGTTAAAGACATGGAAGAACACGTGGACACACAACATGTGTCTACACAGTGCCTTGAGAATATTATAGCCGAGGAAGAAACCACGAAAAAAGAATGTGCAGTTATACCGGACAAGTCGAAGACAAAAGTGGAGGAGCAGTCATTGGGAAAATTTGATATTAAGCTCCTAATTCAGAAAGATACG AGAAAGGATGGACTACAGGATACCTTGGAGAGCATCAAGACATTTACAAAGGAAGTTGGCGAGTTACCCACTACAGCAACTTGTAGAAGCATTATTGAGTTTGAACTCCCATTAGATGTACCCTGGTGGAACAATAAAGATGACATTTGCCTGAAGCAAAAGATAAGAGACATTGCAAATTACCAGACAAAGTTCAAAACTGTGAGTAGCAGGATTTCAAGGATAGAGTTTAAATCTCTTAAGGAAGCTGTTTATAGAACATTAGAGGATATGGAAACTAGCTTtattacacacacaaataaagAAGAGGACATTGGAACTAAAGACAATGTTCTTACTAGGGAAGTCATAAACAATATATGCAATCTACATGTATCCCCAAAGGAGAGGTTAGAGACCATTAATTTGCATAATGctgtgaatcacatgaaggaggtTAAGAAGAAAGGACTACAGGAAGACCCCTTGACACTAGGTTTGCTAGACTTTGACCAGTGCATTATAAATGTCCACAAGATTTTAATGAAAGATTTGCTGCCGCCTAACAAATGCGGTGTTCCAAGCACAAATAAACGCTGTGCAGACTTTGAAGGTTTTTATCACGAATATCCAAAATTtgacactgtgaaggatggtgaAGCAGCAATTCAAAGAGTACTTGACAGATATAATGATGTTATTAACTGGATCAAATTTGAAGATGATAAGGTGGTTCAAATGGAAAGGCTATTTAAGTGTGCAGCATGGTTACTACTGGAACTGGTCGGAGTACATCCTTTTGCAGATGGCAATGGCCGTCTCTGTAGACTGTTGTGTAGTTATGCAATGAGTGTTGTCACACCATTTAGCAGCCCTATATACAACATTTACAGTGACACACGGAAACACGACTATGTCAGAGCAATTATTGCAGACAGAAAAGTTGGTTCACCATTTCATCTCACTGCACTCATTATTGAAAGCAACTGGTGTGCTTGGAATAACTTTTTCTCTCAAATTTCCAAGGATGAACAAGTGCTGGATGAAAGGAAAAGTGTGAAGGTTTAA